A segment of the Stigmatopora nigra isolate UIUO_SnigA chromosome 15, RoL_Snig_1.1, whole genome shotgun sequence genome:
TTAAATGGTGGGAAGGTCCATCTTGGCCAAAGGAATAGCATATTTGTGTATACAACACAGTGAGCTTTAACAATGTTAATTACTTTTGGTTTTACATTCTAAATGAAGACTCAAAACTGCAATTTCTGCTACTTTATTAGCATGATACATAGTAAGTAGCCAAGACAAGCGTTTGTCATGGCTCCTAATGGCAAACAAGCATTTTCCTTAGAGACAATCAATggaaaactaaatgaaaatgtcaacaCTGATTTTTGTTTCTTCTATTATAGCACAATGGCATCTGATTTAAAGCATCCACCGCCATACACCATTCCAGGTATGATCATTAATATAGCTGATATctgcattttatgtatttttgtttaactAATCTCCGGTTTGCTCTGTTTTAGTTGAACCGTCAGGTGACAAGGTTAAAGTGTACCATGTGCACACCCCATTCAACCCTGCCTCCCCCACACCAGTTccacaaggtaaaaaaaaacaaactgtcacaaaCACAATGTACACAGTGTAGTTTTAATTGAAACCCCTTTTCAAACGACTTGTTTAAAACTTTGGCTGCCACTGATTTTGTTAGACGTATAAGCCGTTTGGACTGATAGGAGCAAATAAGCATTTGATTTATCATAAGGGCCTTATTTAAATCATTGACCCCTCCCATATCTAATACATTGGTCCCCAGGTGTCGTCAATTGCATTAAAAGATAAACTTTATACTCACTCAGCCAAAAGTTAATCATtcaacttcttttgtttttgcaatgttCATCAGTGTACACTAGCGGAGGCGGCGGCTTATCATCAGGCTTTGACACTGGGAAAAAGAACGTAACGAGCTATGACACAGCGCTGGGTTTTAATTCAGGCATGACCACATGTCCCTCATGCCAGCAACAGGTCATGACCAATGTTGCTTATAAACCAGGGATGTACTCATGGCTCATGGTTTGTCTCTTCATTTGTCTTGGGTAAGTGAGAGTCCTCTCTAAGCAGCTTTTCACAATGATCTATTCTTTGATTTGAAGTCCTTATAGCAATCCTTGATTTGTTAAAGGTTGGTGGCCTGCTGCTGCCTGATCCCCCTGCTTGTCAAGCAGTTTAAGGATGCGCATCACACATGCCCCCGCTGCAACCGATTGTTGCATGTGGAGAAGAGAAAATGCTGTAAATGAGCACCCCTAGATTCTCCAACCTCATGTGAAAATGAGACCACCCTCCCTGATGACAAGAATGACAAAGCCACTTATTTTTATGGTGAAGCCTGCTTTACTAGCAAGGTTTCAATGCACTTCTTTCTCCTGTTACAGTTACACCGTTGATTATACATATATAggttcatatttttatatgtatctatatatatatttacatgaatgaatatatatatatatatatatatatatatatatatatatatatatatatatatatatatatatatatatagatatatatatagatatatatatatatatatatatatatatatatatatatatatatatatatatatatatatatatatatatatatatatatatatatatatatatatatatatatatacatatacatatatatatatatatatatatacatatacatatatatatttatatatttatatgtatctatatatagttCGAATGAAGGGCTTGTACATACATCCAAACCTCTTGTGTCTCAAGGAATCAATCACAtgatatattaaaataatggaAAGTGTCATAGCTGTGATGCAATGCAATAGAGTAAGCTAGTCAATGCATATGTCTGTTTATGAAGGAATAAAACCGCTGATATGTACAGCAATGGCTAGTCAATGCATATGTCTGTTTATGAAGGAATAAAACTGCTGATATGTACAGCAATGGCTACATgtagaataacatttaaaaaaaatctatctaaTGTATCTGGATGTTTTTGGCATGAATCATCTTGCAAAAATGAACAATTCTGTGATCTTATCTGGGaaccttgaaataaaaatagaaaatactgCTCTTAAATAACAAAACCTTAATAAATTCCAGTGACTTCTCTCATGTACTAAGTTATTGGCATGAATCATcttgaaaaatgaacatttttgttcTCTTATCTGGGATctttattgaaataaaaaaaaatactgcactcttaaataaaaaaaaaaacctttaaattcCAGAGTGTAACTTCTTTCATGTACTAAATTTTTGGCATGAATCATCTtgcaaaaatgaacatttctgtGCTTTTATCTGGGATCattatcaaaatttaaataaaaatactgcacTCTAAAAACAAGAATATCCAACCTTATTAAATTCCAGTCTCTCATGTACTCTTAAAATCATTTGTCAAATAAAATGAGTCTATATAAATTATgtgcacattttgtttttcattcttgTGATTTTAATCTCACCAAAATCACATTGGAACATTAAAGTTTATCACAGTTCATGTTTTATCTTGCATTGTTCATTTTATTCAAACCTGTAGTTCACCATTCAAGCCATTACAAATCATTGTCAACAGGAGGTGGTGTATACATAcccgaattaaaaaaaaataataattaatgttTTGTCATGATGTATTGGTTGTATCAATACCAAAAGTAGAGCTGTGTTTGGACATAGCTTAACTACTGCTGTAAGCAAGCAGAAAGCAGTCTATAgtcttttgtagaaaattttatTCAACATACATTTTCCAGCAAAAAGGCAATATACAGGAATAAGTTGTCGTACACTGCTGCTACACTGAGGATTTTCAATtggggagaggaaaaaaaaaaggtgagtcTGCATGTCTTCTTTGTACTGCACTTTTGAGACGAGACAAAACCGGTGCAGTTAGTTTGGAGAACAGATGCAAataaaccccccccccaaaaaaaacaattgtaaaatggTACATCAGGaacgcaaaaaaaaaccaaacctaCACACAAGAAATATGAACAACTGGCTTCTTCTGTACCCCCAAAACAAAGGCCAAGTCTTGCTCTTAAATTTTACATgtccatatttttaaatatacaattcATAAATGTTGTCTTTACACAGCCGAACTATGCACTGAGGAGCGTTCCatctttgcttttaaaaaaaaaaaaaactaaaattaagaGAGAATTTAAGTGTTTCTTAAAATGCTGGTTTTTGCCTTTACACAATCCTCAAACGTGCCAAACTGTTGCTCCCTACcacacatgcacattttttGCTTACTGCTTCCAATCACCAGGAGGGAACATTTTCACTCAGCACAAATGGGATAAAATATGAATGTGAGCTGAAAAAACAGGTGCTTTGGTGTTTTCTATGGGAAGAATGACTTGAGaaaagcaaataaacaaaaaagataACCAGAGGCCGTCCATCAcccaaataaatgtaaattacaaaacattttccagCCCTGAGAGCTCTTTGATGTCAAGTGCCGGTGTGCAAGATGAAATACTACAGACAAATTTCTTGCTCTCTTGAAAccccattttattatttttctttaaacatttGCAGTGAGTTCTTATTTCTATTTCATAATACAAACTCTGCAGAAAGACACAAGAAGGTCCTGCCAACAAAACTAAGTGAGACAACTGTGCGCAATCGTGGAAATACTTAGAGGGCgagagcagaaaaaaaacataagcacACTCAGGCTGCGTAAAAATATGAATGGCAACAGTGCTCAACAATTTGGTTGTtgagaaattattttttctctctctgccaATTAGTCATTGCAAACAAACTTCCACTCAACTCTCCTCACAGCAGCAAGTCTTCATTTAAGTCaacccacccccaaaaaaatatatgagtgAGGcatagaaggggaaaaaaattaagtctagaactttatgtatatttatagatatatacattatagcataattgtttattctgttACACTTCTCCACGTATTAAAACCCAATTTTTCGCCACTTCCAGGCACGACACAGGCAGTCGACAGTTAAGAgaagccagagagagagagagagacgagaaagagagagagagagaaatacaaTTAAAGCGGTGGATGTGGGgcggaagaaaaataaaaaataaaaacacccaGAACCGTATTCGCAGTTTACGTTGTAGTTGAGGGAGAAATCCATCAGTTGCAGAAAGACGTGTTGAAGACAAAAGCCAGTGAGGAACTCGCTTGCGTCTAGGCGGGGAGGCGGAAATTGATGAGCACCCCCCATTTACACGCGCACACTCAAGCGCACACTTCCACACGTGTACGCACGTGAAGTTGGTTACAGTCAGTTATAGTTTGAAGTAGGCagggaggaagagagggaggaggGAAGAAAGGAAGGACGGGCTGCTTTAGTTGTGGATTTTGATTGCTTTCTCCAGGTAGGTGTAGCGACCTCTCTTTGGAGCTTTGTTGAAATGATCCAAGCCAAGCCAGGGGCGAGGGTGCGACATGTTTCCTGCAGCGTGGCGCACAAATCGGACAAGTacatgagaagaagaaaaaaaaaacctttataaGTCGGACGCTggcggattaaaaaaatgatgcggctgcTACGACAGGTTTCATCCCTGATAGTGAGCAGAcaaactacagtggtacctcgagatacgcaattttgatacatttcttctcccgggttggctctatttgcccaacctccaccctgactttcagatgcaacctatcgagggttgtttgctttttgtattcccttcaaaatgttccgacaatgatgcacacaaatgtcctcacgataagataacgcacgaccacttgccaacgagcaGTAGTATATacaccattcgcactgactaacggggaaaaaaaacactgaaaaaaatgcaacgccagTGCACAAAGAGATTGCGAccagagagacagtgcccatgatgttcttatgagcagcctcgcGCATCCACTGtttcaaaatttgtctcttatctcaaattgctcatgtcgaggtatcactgtacaTTTAAAAGCGGCAGTGCAAAATAGACCTTTGAAAAAATATGTGCTGGTGTTTGGAAACAAATCACCATTGCGTGATTAAAGTGTAACTGTGTGGAAAGTGCACACTTCACATCAGTGCTTACCTGGCTGCGGTTCAAAATCCTTCAGGTTGACCTCATACTCGTCTTCAGTGATGTACTGATGTCGGCCCATCATCACAATGGCAAATTTGAACTGGGGAGTGGGAAAAGAAGTGTTTTGCTCAACAACCAGTAGATTTAAACTTTAAACAAATGTCCTATACATGATTCTCAATTTTGTTCATACCTTTTCAAATTCTTTCTCTTGGATGTCCAACATGGCCTGGATCCTCCTCACCACTTCTCGAAACGACTCACCCTATCAGGAAGACGGACATGATTGTTTTTGAGCATTTGCAATTTAGTTTAAAAGGTATGGTTCAGTTTGTTGGTAGAATGGTGATTCAATTCTTGGCTATAAGAACTATATAgacgtatatataaatatatacaaaaaaacctaaaaaacatgaacattttcaaattaGCTTAATTAGATCAATTATAATTAcaaatcatttgaatatttagtagcttgtttttttatttttttttaagtgtgataTTTTTAAGATGCatgccattttgttcatagttgTGCCAGGTGTTTGTGTTAATGCTAAAATTAAAACAAGGAAAAAGGTCAAGTCAAAAACTTCCTTTAGCTCAGGGgtcagaaaaacaaaatgtaatgcaaaaaattaaaatccgATCGTTATATGATAACTAACAGATCCcaataataaaaagaatgcCCTCTAAAATGCCACAGACATTTTGTGTATTCTATTGTTGGCGAGATTTCGTCTGAAAAATAGTATTCcctgactaaaaaaaattgacaacagCAGGCATAATAGTTACAGACACTAACCTGTCTGATTTTGAGCAAGAAAGGGGTCCCAAATGTGCCAAAGACCTCCTTGTGGAAATGAGCAACAGGAATTAGCAGTTCGCTGTCCTTATCCAGATCCACCTGGTCCACAGGTATCTCCTAAAAGATCAAGAATAGCCAGAGTTAGCAATGGAGTGCatgtttcatatctaaaatgtcgtctttaaaaaaaaatcctgccagTGTATACCACAGCTTCCAATTGGATGAATTCCACAAAGCAATCGGAAGCACTAAGCAAGTACTTACCTCTATTCTGAAGGTGCGACTGGCAGCTGGAGATAAACATTCTAGGAGCTCGTCCTCCTGGTGAACGCCGATGATTTTATAGCTTACTATCTCTAACAGCCTGCAGGGATGATGGATTAGAGCTCGAGACACAAGAAAACGTCCAAAGCAGACACGCGCTTCTGAAGGAAACTTACCTGAGCTTTTCGGAGCCCTTTTCGGAGAGCTCCACCGCCTTTTTACATTCATCCAACAGGTCGCGAACACAACCGTGTTTGTCAGGGTAGAGGGTGATCTCCTTCAAAAAGGGCACCGTTTACTTCACTTATCTGGTGGCAGGATAATTCATGTCAGTGTATACTTACCTCCTCTCTGAATTGGCTGTTGAGCCATGTGGATTTAAAACTCCTCCTGTTCTCAAAGTCTGTGATCTTCATTTTCAACTGCGTGCATAGAGgtgaaataaaatcaattatGAGAACTATACAGCAGGTGTTAGGTCgacagtggaaaaaaagtaaaaatgtgtaCTTAACCGTACCCCAAAACAAATCTGGGTGGACTAACATTTCACTTTATAGGACATACATTTAACTCACTGACAACCATTGGCGGCAGTGAACGTCCAATACATTGTGACTGGGAGAGGACAAGTGAACCAATGTAATTTTGCCTCTTCCCAGTCAAAGTGGACAAGGCTTCCACTGCATTCAAAGGATGCTTTTAAATATACATGGAATTCTTTAACTACATCAAATGGGGGTTCATCATTCTAAATGGCAGCAATGGGTTACTAAATACTATAAGGAAGTAAGTCTTGTGCACATAACCCGTTCCCTTgatcatcattttttgagtaACAGAAACTGcttttatgcgagaaaatatggtggaCCGAATGCTTTGATCAACATCAACGACACCTTCAGACCTCAGTCATGGCCTAAAGACCAATTTCCAACTAAAGTGAACACAgactaaaaaaaagatgggtgAGTTCAATTTAAGTGCCTTGCTGTCACCTGCTGATAGTAGAGTTTCTTGGGCTGCCGAGGCTTGAAGAATTGCAGCAGTTCCCGCAGCGTTCCCTCATAATTGTGTCTGAGAGGATTCCCTGGACCGTCCCTGTACCTGGCCACCACACCACCAGGCAGGGGGGAGGATAAGAAAAGAGGGCGGGGACAAAGGAAGAAACGGTACGGGGTGGGAGGAGACCCAAAATGGAGAAAGGGAGGAAATTGGGAAGTAGAGAGAAAAGGTCGGAGGAAGAGGGGAGACAACAACATAAGGTGGGGGGGGACAGGTTATGCAACATTTCTATGGCATGTCAAAGTCAACCGTGTTAATGGCAGCACATGCAAGCctctgtgatgtgtgtgtgcacgccTTAGACGAGCCTCCTACCCCTGTGACTTAAAGAACTGCAGCAGCATGGGATCTGTGTTCAACCTTTGGGCTACTGTCTTCGCCACCTTatagaggaaaaataaaaaataaatccagcGGCTAGAACTTCTATGCACATCTTAGTTCTGCATTAACAATTGATTTCAAGTGACTCATAATAGATTGGCCGTTTTCCCCCATCATCAGCATTGTTTTACCTGAAAATAGTTCATGCGATTAGAGAGCGTGACCACAAATCCCGGGTCGTTCTGGATGGTCTTGTCACAGAAAATGACATCTACTCGATAATAGAGGTCCCGGAAATATTCCTTGGCCGTTGGCAGCTCACTGTTGTCGTTATCAGGGTCGTCCCTGCATGATTAAAGAAAAACAGATTCATGGAGATGAAAAGGTGAGGCTCTGGCTTTCTTTGAAAGCCTACAAAGAAATTAGAAAGAAGAAACCAATGCTGCTTACTTCTGGAAGACAATGATGTCCCCGTCCATGAGTTCATCCAGGGCCTTGTCAAGAGAGACATCATAGTCCTGAATCCGCTCTGTTAGATTGGGCTTTACTTCCTGTAACGAACAAAACATTGTAGGGGTTGTTTTATCGAACTGCAAGTCTAATTGGTCGCTTTTGGTGCTGCACGATATAGAAAAGATCATTGCAATATGGGCCCTTTTAATATGACATCCATATGCCATGGATCAATAGTTTAAACATGGTATGACATTCCCTTTATTCCGAAGCACTAGTTGCCTTGTTGAGATAAGCATAGTGTTAAATAAAATAGTGCCAAGGGAGTGTAGGGAGAAAAACAGTACACGGTGTCAACAAGGGAGTTCTACTGAAATAGATCACCTCATAGAGGATAAGGCTAGTTTCCTGCTGAAAGCCTGCTCGCTCACACATGACTGGTAGCAGGTCTCCTGGAAACAGAAGaggggagacaaaaaaaaaaacatactttaataAATAGTAGTATATAAAACATTCTGCATTTTAGACTAAGCTGGTACTCACGTATTTTGCAGGATATAGGCGTGTAGATATGTCCACAataatttaagcttcttgtttTGGGATCATACATCTTCAAGAAAAGCATGACATCACCTGAAAAAGATATAGATTTTGTAAAATGGCAGTGTTGTTATTGTAAGAAGCAACCCTGCAAATCCTGATTATTGAGAGAAGTAACTCCCGCAGTCGCATTCAGTATAGGAACTGTTTTTTAGCAGTACGTCGACTAACAATGAGATGGAATGACTCGTAGCTATTTAGGcagatttcaaagtaaaatcgAAGTTCCATCAATGCCCCCTGATTTGCCAAATGTCCCACCAAAGCTAGTGGTTGGATTAATTCTGCTTCATTTATTGGCATCAATGACAGCTAATGATGAAGGTAGACAGAGACAGACTTGAGTAGTTTAAGGGCTGTATTTGATTTCTTACGGTCTTTGTCAAACTTGGGTAACGTGGCCCCACTGGCTGCCAGTTCAGCATCCACAGTCTCCAGAAATATAGTCCATGGATTCTCATTGTCACTCAAGGCAATCATCTAAAAGAAAACGCCAGGTAAATAACAGCAAAACAAATAGTAAAGAGAAACGGATCTTTCCAATACTGACCGACTTGTTGCAGTCTGCCTCGTAGTCGAGCATAGCGGGCCGCTTCGTTCCATTGCTTCGGGCTTGCATGGGCCACAACCTCATCTGCTCTTGTGGAAAACCCTTTTAAGCACATTGGCAAAATGTTACATTGAAATTGGAAAATCATAATGGTGACAACACAGTTGTCATGTATAAAAATTGGGACTTGACTAAACAGAGTATTTCTCACCATGGTCTGGGAGAGGTTTTGAACGAACTCTTGCAAGGTAGAACTCTTCAGGACTTTGAAGACGGTGTACTTCACCTTCTCTTCATCATACATGTCATTGCCCTGATGGCCACAGAACTGGTCCTCTGTCACCATCTGTGCACAAAAGGATATACACAAGTGGACggttaaaaactaaaacaaaaaagatttaaatcAATATGAAGAGACATTTAATCGATGAATCAAAAGGTTTGTCAAATGCATTTCTGTTGAAGGTTTGAAGTAAAGATACCGGTTTGTATGAgtagaacattttaaattgttacCACTTCAGAATATAAACATCAGTGAAAAAAACttccaattattaaaaaaaagactggtcAAAAAGATAGATTTAAAGTTACTAGTGTTTCATTGAGGTTTTAAATTGAAGTGTCACTGTCACAACAGTAATATAATTCATAATAACttgaatatttgcatttttttttggttgctaaaacagttgtttaaataaaataagaatctGCATATACTGTTTAAAATGAGGTGCTCATAAGCCCAGACTCCATGTTTCCCCCAATAAGTGTACACAATGgaaatatattgtaaatatcCCTTTAAAAACAATTGGTGATACATTTGTTATGATATACACCTTCATATTTCTACAAAAGGCAACAGTCTCTACATTTCTGACCTGAACTTGCATGTAGAGATGAGCTTCTTGACGCTCCTTTCTCTTCTGGGCCTCGACCCTCTTCTCTTCCTGTAGACGCTCCACCAGCTGCTGAGGTATGTCCACATCAGTCATGGGCAGGAGCACCTCACCTGAGCAAACATGCATTAGCTGAGCCTGTGACATCCTTTTCCAATGGGAATGGGAAATGGCTGCACTCCGTAAATCCCATACTACGTACTGAGCTTGGACTCCCGAATGTACACCAACATATACGCATTGGTGCAATGGCGAACAGAGAGATCATCGTCGTGGCCACCATAGTTGTGCTCTATGGCCTCCTCTTTGGTGCAGCGTGATACAACGTCATCATCAAACTTGCACCACTGCACCAGAGTAGAGAGACAAGACCGTGTAGGAGGGGAGAAAGGAGGAGCACAGAGCACTTAAGACAACCATTTATGTGACTCAACTAGAAGCTTTCAAACAAGAGTCATAATGTGGCTGATGCTCTGTTTGTGCCATTTTGCTAGTGACTAAGCTAAGTGACTAAGAGAAATGTCAAGTCAAGTTGCTATATAATAGGtttaaagcagtggtctcaaactggttccacatagggccgcagtgggtcctggtttttgttccaaccgatccagtgccgacattttaaccaatcgtgactttaaaataagtagcacctgactctaagtaactgattgcacttgcaaaaggtatccttgttgggttggaatgaagacctgcacccactgcggccctttgaagaccggtttgagaccactggtttaAAGCAACCATCAATAATTGAAGGTATATTTTGTGGCAAAATTCACTTTGTCATAAATGTTGGTGCCTAATTACACACTGACAGATGCATTAGCCACAATGCATATCCATataatttaaaagaagaaaaaggttcTCACTATTGGTTCCTTGACACTCACTTTGCCGTCTCCTTTAGGGTTAAGATAGACGACGTAGTGACCGCCATGGTTGTCCCCACTGTGCACGAGAACGGCATGTAGGATATAGTTGGCCGGGTCCTTTGTGTCGGGCTTTTGAAGAAACTCATCTAGAGGTAGTTGATCAGGAAACTCAAACCtatgtataataaaaaaaatacataaatttatattttttttaaaagcacataTGATAGGAATGACAGCAAAATAAATGCATCACGGTCAAATCAAGAATTAAAAGTATCCAACAGAGTTCCACTTATAGCAAATTCAACTGGGACTGAGAGGACTCAGATATTTGAACAGTTGAAATATGCTTAATCCAGAGACCTTGCTCTGATACTTTGTAGTACTCGGGATAACggcaaaaaatgtcaagaaaggtggtggttattttttttctagatacaTTAGATAATCGATTCAAGGGTGTGAGGCCAATCTACTGTTATATCAAGCGAGAAGAAAACACTGAAATTGTGTGAGGTGAAAAAGGTATCCTAACTGTCACACCTGTCATTAATCTTGATGTTTTGGTCAGTCTGTGGGTCATACATGAACCTCATCAGCTGCAGGTGAAGGATTGGTGGGAAAGTGAGAAACTTCACTCCTTTCTCAGCTTCCTGTAGgccaaacaaataaacattacaTCCTAAATTTTGACTTAAATGATAACATGACTATTTTTAAGATAGAGCAGTGATTCTCAACCAGAGTGGTACAGGAAGGTGGTCTGTTTATTTATAATCATGCATTGCTgggaaaatatacaattttactTAGCTTGTTGCAAAATTATACTTACTATACAAATTAGTCCTGGGTGATAACGAAAAAAAGTCGATAGAGGTAATTACTAATTaactaaattgttttttctttctaattttgaacttcaaacttctgtgaagaTAAATTAGTTTAACTATGTCAACTTACTTTAAAAGgagaataaaaatatgtttttaaaaagttcatttcaagtatgttgttttgttgtgaaATAACAATAAGACAATTGTCTCCTTAAACTatgaaaaggaatgaatatTAAAACATGCGGAAATCTTGACAGGa
Coding sequences within it:
- the usp7 gene encoding ubiquitin carboxyl-terminal hydrolase 7 isoform X2 codes for the protein MAWPGKNDGTKGAGRVFAPHCPVESRNNLAAFSGPPSTELRDTLPTDASQLLAPTKGAEIGRIASKYVRVSLPAPPPASPPHSPPLTADKAEVAVEQARPPRLDKSTPPPHHTTPEQQSRTRLESEPASDDVDGSRESKELRIATTKAANMNHHHHHTQQQQQQQKAGEQQLSEPEDMEMEAGDTDDPPRIPANPVINGNMAMADGHNNTEEDMEDGEEDTSWRSEATFRFVVERFSRLSESVLGPSCFVRNLPWKIMVMPRFYADRPHQKSVGFFLQCNAESDSTSWSCHAQAMLKIINYKDDEKSFSRRIGHVFFHKENDWGFSNFMSWSDVTDPERGFIDDDKVTFEVNVQADAPHGVAWDSKKHTGYVGLKNQGATCYMNSLLQTLFFTNQLRRAVYMMPTEGDDSSKSVPLALQRVFYELQHSDKPVGTKKLTKSFGWETLDSFMQHDVQELCRVLLDNVENKMKGTCVEGTIPRLFRGKMVSYIQCKHVDYRSERIEDYYDIQLSIKGKKNIFESFKDYVATEQLDGDNKYDAGEHGLQEAEKGVKFLTFPPILHLQLMRFMYDPQTDQNIKINDRFEFPDQLPLDEFLQKPDTKDPANYILHAVLVHSGDNHGGHYVVYLNPKGDGKVSVKEPIWCKFDDDVVSRCTKEEAIEHNYGGHDDDLSVRHCTNAYMLVYIRESKLSEVLLPMTDVDIPQQLVERLQEEKRVEAQKRKERQEAHLYMQVQMVTEDQFCGHQGNDMYDEEKVKYTVFKVLKSSTLQEFVQNLSQTMGFPQEQMRLWPMQARSNGTKRPAMLDYEADCNKSMIALSDNENPWTIFLETVDAELAASGATLPKFDKDRDVMLFLKMYDPKTRSLNYCGHIYTPISCKIRDLLPVMCERAGFQQETSLILYEEVKPNLTERIQDYDVSLDKALDELMDGDIIVFQKDDPDNDNSELPTAKEYFRDLYYRVDVIFCDKTIQNDPGFVVTLSNRMNYFQVAKTVAQRLNTDPMLLQFFKSQGDGPGNPLRHNYEGTLRELLQFFKPRQPKKLYYQQLKMKITDFENRRSFKSTWLNSQFREEEITLYPDKHGCVRDLLDECKKAVELSEKGSEKLRLLEIVSYKIIGVHQEDELLECLSPAASRTFRIEEIPVDQVDLDKDSELLIPVAHFHKEVFGTFGTPFLLKIRQGESFREVVRRIQAMLDIQEKEFEKFKFAIVMMGRHQYITEDEYEVNLKDFEPQPGNMSHPRPWLGLDHFNKAPKRGRYTYLEKAIKIHN
- the usp7 gene encoding ubiquitin carboxyl-terminal hydrolase 7 isoform X5, coding for MAWPGKNDGTKGAGRVFAPHCPVESRNNLAAFSGPPSTELRDTLPTDASQLLAPTKGAEIGRIASKYVRVSLPAPPPASPPHSPPLTADKAEVAVEQARPPRLDKSTPPPHHTTPEQQSRTRLESEPASDDVDGSRESKELRIATTKAANMNHHHHHTQQQQQQQKAGEQQLSEPEDMEMEAGDTDDPPRIPANPVINGNMAMADGHNNTEEDMEDGEEDTSWRSEATFRFVVERFSRLSESVLGPSCFVRNLPWKIMVMPRFYADRPHQKSVGFFLQCNAESDSTSWSCHAQAMLKIINYKDDEKSFSRRIGHVFFHKENDWGFSNFMSWSDVTDPERGFIDDDKVTFEVNVQADAPHGVAWDSKKHTGYVGLKNQGATCYMNSLLQTLFFTNQLRRAVYMMPTEGDDSSKSVPLALQRVFYELQHSDKPVGTKKLTKSFGWETLDSFMQHDVQELCRVLLDNVENKMKGTCVEGTIPRLFRGKMVSYIQCKHVDYRSERIEDYYDIQLSIKGKKNIFESFKDYVATEQLDGDNKYDAGEHGLQEAEKGVKFLTFPPILHLQLMRFMYDPQTDQNIKINDRFEFPDQLPLDEFLQKPDTKDPANYILHAVLVHSGDNHGGHYVVYLNPKGDGKWCKFDDDVVSRCTKEEAIEHNYGGHDDDLSVRHCTNAYMLVYIRESKLSEVLLPMTDVDIPQQLVERLQEEKRVEAQKRKERQEAHLYMQVQMVTEDQFCGHQGNDMYDEEKVKYTVFKVLKSSTLQEFVQNLSQTMGFPQEQMRLWPMQARSNGTKRPAMLDYEADCNKSMIALSDNENPWTIFLETVDAELAASGATLPKFDKDRDVMLFLKMYDPKTRSLNYCGHIYTPISCKIRDLLPVMCERAGFQQETSLILYEEVKPNLTERIQDYDVSLDKALDELMDGDIIVFQKDDPDNDNSELPTAKEYFRDLYYRVDVIFCDKTIQNDPGFVVTLSNRMNYFQVAKTVAQRLNTDPMLLQFFKSQGYRDGPGNPLRHNYEGTLRELLQFFKPRQPKKLYYQQLKMKITDFENRRSFKSTWLNSQFREEEITLYPDKHGCVRDLLDECKKAVELSEKGSEKLRLLEIVSYKIIGVHQEDELLECLSPAASRTFRIEEIPVDQVDLDKDSELLIPVAHFHKEVFGTFGTPFLLKIRQGESFREVVRRIQAMLDIQEKEFEKFKFAIVMMGRHQYITEDEYEVNLKDFEPQPGNMSHPRPWLGLDHFNKAPKRGRYTYLEKAIKIHN